ttaaagagaagcatgatagcgcatccccttgtcgttgccgttgttgatgtcgaatggtcttgagagtgatcctgctgcttttatctggcctcgcacattggtcagggtcagcctagtcagtcttacacAGATCTTTACCGAACTAAAAACCCTCTAATCGATTAATATCTCAACAAGATATATGATTCGCGTTATAATGCAAtaaacatatattatatacgCTCGATTTTTCGCTCTAGTAAGTTTTCCTTCTATAACGTAGAAGATAAATAGGTCAGAATGGGTCCTTGTGGTCATGCAATCCATTGTCCAAATAAGTCTACGATGACAGTCGTTTCTACTTACCTACCTTCATGTTTCCAGTACAGACCACATTGTCGTTCTGAGCAAAGGAAGTTCCGATTTTGCAAAATATATTGTTACTAATTGAACTTCCTACTTACTCAAATTTTTATCCAGTTTATCAAAAACATTTCCTAGTCCACTTAACTGAAATACGCTTCCTCAAAAATGACTAATCTCACAATCAAATTACGTTTAAAACTGTGCTGCATGGTTTTCATATCTTTATTGTAATTCAATTCAGGTGTAAATGCAAATTAATTAGCGATTATCAAGTCTGATTGCTCTTCCGGAAAAGTTCGCCCTGAGCAGTAGTTTCAAAATCCGACCTCATTTAAATTCTGCAGGAATATGAAATTCGGAAATTTATCATTGTTATCGGGGCATGCTATACAGTCAGAGTTATAGTCTTAGTAATTATTTAATTACGAATAGCGTAGCCGTCCCTTGTCAGCCAGATACttgtacaaaaactgttttgtatCAATGTTTatccgttcaaataaaatttattctgtGTATCCGTTAATATTAACGACTATCTTACCTTATCTGTCTAAATGCCGCAAAAACATACTCCTACATTGTAAACCGATCCCCATCCCACTTGCTTTACTAATTTACATATGCCATACACATTACAATCGAGAACTTGATTTATTTTGATGCTAAATCTGagataaaaacaataaatagaTTGTACAAGCTAGTCTACATAATAGTatcttaatttttaaattacaaACAGCTAAAAGTCTAAAACGATTGCATCAGTCTCGAGATCGATTAAAACTCCATTGCAATAATTTTCCTGATATGTTGCAAGCCGGTTATCGAGCATTTCGTTGCTTTTATTGCTGTAaatggaattaaaaaaaaaagatagaaatattaaattaaacgCAACATATTGATATAATTTTCGGTGGATGGTTTCAACACGAACCTGTTTTCTTTCCTGGTACCATATCTCGAATTTTGACACAATTTAATTTTCTGATTGATTGCACACTTCAACTCCTTATCGGACATGATAGATTTTTTATCGTTGAGATGATAAAGTGCGTTATTTGTGGTATGATTTTTGCTTGATGTCTTCATATTTGGCCGCTTCGTCAGCAACTTTTTACTATCACAGAACGGTTTGCTTTCAGCGGTAAAAAGCCTTTTAGCCTGCTCCTCTGTAACTTTATCTTGAGTGGAAACCTGTTCTAGATTTTCCACTTTGCTCCGATATGATTTTTTGTCATATCTTTTATACTTTTTAGTATTTAATTTAGGCAAACCGTCGCTCGATATGAAGTAGTCTGGCTCGAGGGTCAGAGACATTTTTGTGGAGCTATTGCCTTTGTGTATTGTGTAGTTTTTAGGTCTTTCCAACGATAAAAGATATGAATTATTCAGCGCTTTTTCTCAACTAGCTCTTGGGGTTGTCGTTAGTCTTTGGAATGTCGTTTCGAAGACGGTGAACTTGCAGAAGAATGTAGAATGAATGCCATGCACGTTTGTTGTTTTCGCTCTGCGCTTTTCACTGTTTTTGATGCTTAGAACGTAGCTCGAAATTCAGCTGGTTCGTAACGATCCAAAGCCAGTTGACGGAATGTTAAACTGTTTTGCGCAAGCGAAGTGGCATTATTCAGAACACCTGGAAAAATGAATGgttttgtttaattttcagACAGGTTAATTGTATCTCGATTGAAAGTGATAAACTGATCGGTTGATTGGCAACGTGTATTAACATGTACAGTTCAATGAGCAACTAGTCGGCAACTGGTTCTAACTAAAACCATAAAATAAATTGGACTAATAATCTTATTTACTTCATGTTATCATTCACATGTTGGAATTTGGAaggaattttttcttttctgaatATAAAGGATAACCAGTTTCAGCACTTATTGGTTTTTAAGAACCAGCTTTTTCGGCTTTGACGTTGccattaagggagtcatcccgttgAAAGGCATCCCTTTTTTGGggatttttttgaagaactgaataaagatacaattgcgaatttttcaccacatatttcctaatatcttgagcatacccGATATCATTATTCATTATTGGATTACTCGGCAATTTATCCACCCATCTCGAAAAAAGTGGTGTTTGGATGTCACGCTAGATTTTGAGGTATGATGgcacccgattttcaacattGTAAAGACAAAATTAGATTGGTAATGACAATCGACCATCCCAAATGGCCGAAGATGAAGTATAGAGAACAGCCACGCTAGCCTCACCCTACATACATTTGTTTCCAACCGAATACTCACCACCAACCAAAATCTTTCTCCCGACCACGAAGAAATGATGTCTCTTCAATCACGCGGAACGCGAACATTTCTAATCTCATGTATAAGATCTGAAGCGAAAAAGAGCGAATATTGGGGAGAACCAGGTATAACACCTCGCTACAATTCTCCGTTTTCAAGTTAATTTGCGTTCACTCCGTTTCCTCAAACCGACACAGAAgcaaaaggttttatttttcatccTTCTTCTTTGCTTGCATTTGGAAAGCTAATTGCATCCAAAGTATTAGGGACGGCCAAGCATAGCACCTCGCTACAGTCCCCGTTTTCAACCAAATACAGCTTCTCTCGACAAAAGATCAGTAACCGCGCGTTGAAATCTAGAAAGGATCGTCATTCACATAGAAGTAAAAAGAGACAGAAGACTGTTCCCCAAAAACTCGGACGGCACAACACCACAAGCCTCCAGCCGCAAAGACCTGTATTCCAGAAACTTAAGGGACGCTCCCTGACCTAAAGTCTCAAACCACCAAACAAACGAGGGTCTGTGTAAGACACTCCCCAGGGCATGGACGCATCTTGACCGACAACTGGGACGCTTTCCTGGTGAGATCTACTCCTTACTCTTTAAACAAAACACAACACATTCACAAAAATGACTCAATTTTCATGTTTCCTTATACAATAGTATAACTCAATATTTAATAGTATAAGGAAAGATAGAAAACTCTAGTCTACAAGGTGGGACGGGAAAATGAGTCATTGCTTctgggaaaaaggcgtgaaatctGAAACTCGAACGATGAAATCAAGTGCACCTGGAGCCTATCCGTGAACGATGTTGA
The window above is part of the Hermetia illucens chromosome 3, iHerIll2.2.curated.20191125, whole genome shotgun sequence genome. Proteins encoded here:
- the LOC119651043 gene encoding uncharacterized protein LOC119651043, producing MSLTLEPDYFISSDGLPKLNTKKYKRYDKKSYRSKVENLEQVSTQDKVTEEQAKRLFTAESKPFCDSKKLLTKRPNMKTSSKNHTTNNALYHLNDKKSIMSDKELKCAINQKIKLCQNSRYGTRKENSNKSNEMLDNRLATYQENYCNGVLIDLETDAIVLDF